The DNA segment CAGTTACAACAACCGCTGACGGGAAGTTTAATTTTACGGTAGCCTGTGAATCATCTTATACGGTTTTGGCTTCTAAAGAAAACTATTCTAATAATTCTAAAGCTTTAGTTTCTGGGAAGGTTAGAGATTATTCCAATGATGCGTCAATGACATTAAAATCACTTGAGGTTATAAAACTTGAAAATAAAAAACTGGAAGAAGAGAAAAAACAGCAAGAAGCCTTGGCTTTGATTGCTTTAAAAGAAGCAGAAACTAAAGCAAAAAAGGATGCCGTTGTTCAGGCTGAAATCAAGAAAAAAGAAAAAGTAAACCAGATTTTGGCACAAGAAAAAGATGTGGTGAAAGACAAAGACCGTTTGATTATCAAAACAGATCCAATTTATTTTGATTATGATTTATGGTACATCAGAAAAGAATCTAAAGTTATTTTGAACCGAGTTTTTGATTTGATGAAGAAATATCCAGAGATGGTTGTCGAAATTGGTTCACACACCGATTCCAGGGGAGACCTTAAATACAATGCCGAATTATCTGGAAAAAGAGCCCAATCCACCAAGGAATATTTGGTGGAATCTGGAATTGATGCCAAAAGAATCATAGCCAAAGGGTATGGAGAATCGGTGCCAATCATAAAATGCAAAACAGACGAATCTTGTTCTGAAGAACAGCACGAACTTAATAGAAGAAGTGAATTTGTGATTAAAAATCTATAATCAAACTTCGAAATAGGGTGTAACAAAAATGCTTCTTACATTTCTGCAAGAAGCATTTTTGTTTATTTAATTAGGCATTATTTTCTAGTGTAGGAGCTTCCAATACCATCGTAATTGTTGTCATCTAATTCTAAATTGGTGTTGTCTAATTTAGCTATAATCATTTCACCACCAACCGAAAATACAATTGATTTTTTATAAGTGCCGTCAACAATACTTTTCTGAGTAGAAAATTGATAGGTTCCTTCACTTGAAAGAATCCCATTGGTGTAATAAAAAAATTTACCATCACTTGTGAATTTTAAATCTATATATTTTCCAGTTGAGGCTGGTGTGTCGTGTATATGAAATGCAAATCCACCGTCGGTTCTAACCCAACTCCAAGTTCCTGTTAAATTTTTGCCACTACTATCGTCATTGTCTGAACAAGAAATAAAAACTGTTACCAATAGAAAGAAACCAATTTTTTTGAAATGATGTAATGCTTTCATAAGATTATTTTTTTTGTAAATTTCATTAATCAGCAATCACTTCACCCTTGATTTTTAGTGGAATTCTTCCGTCTTCATAATTCACTGCATTTGATTCGACAGTGATTGTTTTTCTTATGGGACCTGGAGTCATATTGTATTTGATGTCAATTTTTCCAGTTTTTCCAGGCATGATTGGTTCTGTTGGTTTGGTAGGAACAGCACATCCACAAGTAGAAAGTACATTGGTAATAATCAACGGGGCATTGCCGGTATTGGTAAACTCGAAAGAGCGAACTCCATTGTCACTTTTTTTGCTGGTAGTTCCATAATCTATCGTATTGTCTTTAGCCTTAAATTCAATTTTAGGACCGTTTTGGGCAAAGCCAAAACTGCTTGTCAATACAATTGCTATTATTGTGGCTATATTTTTCATGGTTGTTTTTTTAATTTTCTTTTTAGTAAAAATACTTTTTTTAATTAAGCGGACAATTATTTATTTCGCTTTTTATACTGTACTTAATTATTTACTTTTGTCCTCAATTAGAATTACAAAAATCAGACCAAAAGAAAAGTTTATTTGTTTATTCGGTTATTCGTTTAACCGATTAAACAAATAACCGAATAAACAAATAGACGATACAATGACAATTCCTGCACAATTTGACGCCAAAACCATTGAAAATAAGTGGTATGACTACTGGATGAAGAACAATTATTTCCATTCGGAACCCGATCACAGAACACCATACACCATCGTGATTCCTCCGCCAAACGTGACTGGAGTTTTGCACATGGGACATATGTTGAACAATACCATTCAAGATGTTTTAATCAGAAGAGCACGTCTCAAAGGCTTTAACGCTTGTTGGGTTCCGGGAACGGATCACGCTTCGATTGCAACGGAAGCCAAAGTGGTGGCCAAATTAAAATCCGAAGGAATCAACAAAAATGATTTGACTCGTCAAGAATTTTTGGCTCATGCTTGGGAATGGACTGACAAATATGGTGGAACCATCCTAGAACAATTGAAACAATTGGGTTGCTCTTGCGATTGGGACAGAACCAAATTCACGATGGATCCTGATATGTCGGCATCGGTAATCAAATCTTTTGTGGATTTATACAACAAAGGATTGATTTATCGTGGCTATCGAATGGTAAACTGGGATCCCGAAGCCAAAACGACTTTGTCCGACGAAGAAGTAATTTATGAAGAACAACAAGGAAAATTGTATTTCCTGAAATATAAAATCGAAGGTTCGGAAGATTTCTTGACTGTTGCTACAACACGTCCAGAAACAATTTTCGGAGATACTGCCATTTGCATCAATCCAAACGATGAGCGTTTTGCCCATTTGAAAGGCAAGAAAGCAATCGTGCCAATTTGTGGAAGAGTGATTCCGATTATAGAAGATGAATATGTTGATATCGAATTTGGAACTGGTTGCTTGAAAGTGACTCCAGCTCACGATGTGAACGACAAGGCTTTGGGCGAAAAACACAATTTGGAAATCATTGACATTTTCAACGAAGATGCCTCTCTAAATAGTTTTGGTTTGCATTACCAAGGGAAAGACCGTTTTGTGGTTCGTACCGAGATTGCTCAAGAATTAGAAGCCAATGGAGATTTAGCAAAAACCGAAATCCACTTGAACAAAGTAGGAACTTCTGAAAGAACCAAAGCCGTAATCGAACCTCGTTTATCAGATCAATGGTTCTTGAAAATGGAAGATTTGGTAAAACCAGCCATTAAATCCGTTTTGGTCGATGGAGACATCAAATTGCATCCATCTCGTTTTAACAATACGTATGCGCATTGGTTGAACAATATTCGAGACTGGAATATTTCCCGTCAATTGTGGTGGGGACAACAAATTCCTGCTTATTTCTACGGTGACGGAAAAGAAGATTTCGTGGTTGCCGAGAATATTGAAGATGCTTTGGTTTTAGCCAAAGAAAAAACTTCTAACTCCCAACTTCTAAGTTCTGACCTTCGTCAAGACGTTGATGCTCTTGATACTTGGTTTTCTTCTTGGTTGTGGCCAATGTCTGTTTTTGGTGGAATTATGGATCCTGAAAACGAAGATTTCAAATACTATTATCCAACGAATGATTTGGTAACCGGACCGGATATTTTGTTTTTCTGGGTAGCGCGAATGATTATTGCTGGATATGAATATACAGGCAAAAAACCATTTTCGAATGTGTATTTGACTGGTTTGGTTCGCGACAAACAAAGACGCAAGATGTCGAAATCGTTGGGGAATTCGCCTGAGCCATTGGAAT comes from the Flavobacterium limnophilum genome and includes:
- a CDS encoding DUF1573 domain-containing protein; its protein translation is MKNIATIIAIVLTSSFGFAQNGPKIEFKAKDNTIDYGTTSKKSDNGVRSFEFTNTGNAPLIITNVLSTCGCAVPTKPTEPIMPGKTGKIDIKYNMTPGPIRKTITVESNAVNYEDGRIPLKIKGEVIAD
- a CDS encoding valine--tRNA ligase; the encoded protein is MTIPAQFDAKTIENKWYDYWMKNNYFHSEPDHRTPYTIVIPPPNVTGVLHMGHMLNNTIQDVLIRRARLKGFNACWVPGTDHASIATEAKVVAKLKSEGINKNDLTRQEFLAHAWEWTDKYGGTILEQLKQLGCSCDWDRTKFTMDPDMSASVIKSFVDLYNKGLIYRGYRMVNWDPEAKTTLSDEEVIYEEQQGKLYFLKYKIEGSEDFLTVATTRPETIFGDTAICINPNDERFAHLKGKKAIVPICGRVIPIIEDEYVDIEFGTGCLKVTPAHDVNDKALGEKHNLEIIDIFNEDASLNSFGLHYQGKDRFVVRTEIAQELEANGDLAKTEIHLNKVGTSERTKAVIEPRLSDQWFLKMEDLVKPAIKSVLVDGDIKLHPSRFNNTYAHWLNNIRDWNISRQLWWGQQIPAYFYGDGKEDFVVAENIEDALVLAKEKTSNSQLLSSDLRQDVDALDTWFSSWLWPMSVFGGIMDPENEDFKYYYPTNDLVTGPDILFFWVARMIIAGYEYTGKKPFSNVYLTGLVRDKQRRKMSKSLGNSPEPLELIEKFGADGVRVGLLLSASAGNDIMFDEELCNQGKGFTNKIWNAFKLIKGWGVSDSIPQPESSKVAIEWYEAKLQQTLLEIEDNFEKYRISDALMGIYKLVWDDFCSWFLEMIKPAYQQPIDNVTLAKAIEMLENNMKLLHPFMPFLTEEIWQLLDERTPEEALIVSTWPEIKPFNAQLITDFENTIEVISGIRTIRKDKNIPFKDTIELKVVNNDKASTYFDAVVTKLGNITSLEYVSDKVDGALSFRVKSNEYFIPITGNINVEEEIAKLTAELVYTQGFLKSVQSKLSNEKFVNGAPEKVLANERQKEADALSKIETLEHSLAGLK